From the genome of uncultured Methanobacterium sp.:
TAGATATAATAGATTTTTAAAATATTGACAGTTTATACTCTTATTTTAAAGTGAGCTTTATGGATATCGAAGACAAGATCCGCAAGATCGAAGAGGAGATCACCAAAACTCCCTACAACAAGGCCACATCCCACCATATTGGGAAGTTAAAGGCTAAAATCTCGAAGTTAAGGGAAGAATCAATAAAAAGAGGTTCATCCGGTACTAAAGGAAGAGGATTCACCCTTAAAAAGAGTGGAGATTCTACTGTGGTTCTGGTAGGCTTCCCTTCAGTGGGAAAATCAACCATACTCAACCAGCTCACCAATGCGCAGTCTAAAATAGGAGCTTATGAGTTCACGACCCTGGATGTCATCCCTGGAGTTATGGAGTACCGTGGAGCTCAAATACAGATTTTTGACATTCCGGGTATAATAGCTGGTGCTTCCAAGGGGAAAGGTAGGGGAAGAGAGATCCTCTCTGTGGCTCGTAATGCAGACCTCATAGTAATGGTTCTGGATGTTTTTAACCCGCACCATCAGGAACTGATCATGGATGAACTGATTAACATTGGAATCAGACCTAATCAAACCGCCCCTGATGTTAATGTGAAACGAAGAAAAATAGGTGGAGTTAAAGTGGCATCCACCGTACCCCTCACCCACATGGACGAGGGAACAATCCGTTCCATACTCAATGAGTACGGGGTGCACAGTGCGGATGTACTGATTAGGGAAGATGTTACCCTTGATCGCTTCATAGATTCTCTGGATAATAGTATTGTATATGTTCCGCTCTTAAGGGTGGTGAACAAAATAGACCTGGCAGATCCATCTTACCTGAATGATCTTCAGCAAAACATGCAGAA
Proteins encoded in this window:
- a CDS encoding GTP-binding protein translates to MDIEDKIRKIEEEITKTPYNKATSHHIGKLKAKISKLREESIKRGSSGTKGRGFTLKKSGDSTVVLVGFPSVGKSTILNQLTNAQSKIGAYEFTTLDVIPGVMEYRGAQIQIFDIPGIIAGASKGKGRGREILSVARNADLIVMVLDVFNPHHQELIMDELINIGIRPNQTAPDVNVKRRKIGGVKVASTVPLTHMDEGTIRSILNEYGVHSADVLIREDVTLDRFIDSLDNSIVYVPLLRVVNKIDLADPSYLNDLQQNMQNALYIAADKGMMVEELKEEIFDHLKLIRIYLKPQGKKADLEDPLIVRKGSTVEDVAGKLHREFLKNFRHAKVWGNSVKFPGQKVGLDHVMDDKDVLRLIIKK